Proteins encoded together in one Perognathus longimembris pacificus isolate PPM17 chromosome 8, ASM2315922v1, whole genome shotgun sequence window:
- the Kcnk12 gene encoding potassium channel subfamily K member 12, giving the protein MSSRSPRPPPRRCRRRLPRPSCCCCCCRRSHLNEDTGRFVLLAALIGLYLVAGATVFSALESPGEAEARARWGATLRNFSAAHGVAEPELRAFLRHYEAALAAGVRADALRPRWDFPGAFYFVGTVVSTIGFGMTTPATVGGKAFLIAYGLFGCAGTILFFNLFLERIISLLAFIMRACRERQLRRSGLLPATFRRGSALSEADSLAGWKPSVYHVLLILGLFAVLLSCCASAMYTSVEGWDYVDSLYFCFVTFSTIGFGDLVSSQQAAYRNQGLYRLGNFLFILLGVCCIYSLFNVISILIKQVLNWMLRKLSCRCCARCCPAPGAPLARRNAITPGSRLRRRLAALGADPGPRDSDTEGRRLSGELISMRDLTASNKVSLALLQKQLSETANGYPRGVCVNTRQNGFSGGVGALGIMNNRLAETSASR; this is encoded by the exons ATGTCCTCCCgcagcccccggcccccgccccgccgctgccgccgccgcctgcCTCgcccctcctgctgctgctgctgctgccgccgctcgCACCTCAACGAGGACACCGGTCGCTTTGTGCTGCTGGCGGCTCTCATCGGCCTTTACCTGGTGGCGGGCGCCACCGTCTTTTCTGCGCTCGAGAGCCCCGGCGAGGCGGAGGCTCGGGCGCGCTGGGGCGCCACGCTGCGCAACTTCAGCGCGGCGCACGGCGTGGCGGAGCCGGAGCTGCGCGCCTTCCTCCGACACTACGAGGCCGCGCTGGCCGCTGGGGTCCGCGCCGACGCGCTGCGCCCGCGCTGGGACTTCCCCGGCGCCTTCTACTTCGTGGGCACCGTGGTGTCGACCATAG GTTTTGGCATGACCACTCCTGCCACGGTGGGTGGGAAGGCCTTCCTCATCGCCTACGGCCTCTTCGGCTGCGCGGGCACCATCCTGTTCTTCAACCTCTTCCTGGAGCGGATCATCTCTCTGCTGGCCTTCATCATGCGCGCGTGCCGGGAGCGCCAGCTGCGCCGCAGCGGCCTGCTGCCGGCCACTTTCCGCCGGGGCTCGGCGCTGTCAGAGGCCGACAGCCTGGCGGGCTGGAAGCCCTCGGTGTACCACGTGCTGCTCATCCTGGGCCTGTTCGCGGTGCTGCTGTCGTGCTGCGCCTCGGCCATGTACACCAGCGTGGAGGGCTGGGACTACGTGGATTCGCTCTACTTCTGCTTCGTCACCTTCAGCACCATTGGCTTCGGGGACCTGGTGAGCAGCCAGCAAGCCGCCTACCGGAACCAGGGACTCTACCGCCTGGGCAACTTCCTTTTCATCCTGCTCGGCGTGTGCTGCATCTATTCGCTCTTCAACGTCATCTCCATCCTCATCAAGCAGGTGCTGAACTGGATGCTGCGCAAGCTGAGCTGCCGCTGCTGTGCGCGCTGCTGCCCGGCGCCCGGGGCGCCCCTGGCCCGGCGCAACGCCATCACCCCGGGGTCCCGGCTGCGCCGCCGCCTGGCCGCGCTGGGCGCCGATCCCGGGCCCCGCGACAGCGACACCGAGGGCCGCCGCCTGTCGGGCGAGCTCATCTCCATGCGCGACCTCACCGCCTCCAACAAGGTGTCGCTGGCGCTGCTGCAGAAGCAGCTGTCCGAGACGGCCAATGGCTACCCGCGCGGCGTGTGCGTCAACACGCGCCAAAACGGCTTCTCGGGCGGCGTGGGCGCGCTGGGCATCATGAACAACAGGCTGGCCGAGACCAGCGCCTCCAGGTAG